GCTTTGATTCTGCTACGCAGCGTTAATGCATCTTTTTCAAGTTCGTGATCGCGACGGAATGGCATCTCATCGACAGCACGTCGATAGCAAGGCCATTGATAATGCTGATAGAGGGTTCGAAGTTTTTTTACTAGGTCTGTCGCTCGACTCACTTCGTCTGGATTGCCTGCATCATAATAAATGCTGATTATTGCCTGACACATATATGCGTTAACGGCAGTCAAAGTTACACCAAACTCAAAACCTGCTTTATCAAAAGCCTGTTTTGAAATACGCATACACTTTTCTACTTCTTCACCAAGCATAGGTAACGTTGGCGCAACCCAGTAAAAACCCGCTCCGTCTTCCACGGGGTTCATTTTTTCCGGTACGTTGCCACGGTAACGCCAATAACAACCTTTTAAAGCCAAATCTTTTGGGTTCCCCTCTAACATATCCATCATCTCAGTAAACTCATTAAGGCTATTCTGTAGACGCCGATAGACAGGCAAACGGCCCAAAAATCGGTTGGCACTAATAGCAATTTGATTCATCTGCTTCAATGTGGATAGGCTAACTACATTCACCTGTGCAACCGATTTGAGTAGTGCTTTTACACGCGCGGCTTTTGCTTTGGCAATTTTATGTGTACCGGTAATAACAAAAGCTCCCGACCAAGGAGTCAGCTTGTACTGCTTACACAGTGACTCAATATCCCCTAGGTTAGCACCTTCATCAGTGCTCCACTTGGCGAAATTGAATCGTTCCATCATGGTTAACATTCGATAGGTGTTACCCAAGTGCGGTAGCCCATCAATACTACCTTCTGATTTCAAGCGACGCATTATTTCGATGTAAGCAGGCAAATCATTGGCTGACTTTAGACGAACGAGGCAACGTAAGCTGGACTCAGGTTTGAGCATCAGTTCAAACTTCATTTTGCTGATCACCGCAATATTATTCTGGGTGAACAATTCGTGAAGGTTAGCAGCAAGTCCCGCTCGACCACAGTATCGCACGCTCTGATTAAGCTTCATCACTTCGCCATTGGCTAATATTAACTCGCTGATGGTAAAGTGTTGACTTCGGTTACCCACAGGACCATGACCAAACCCTCTTTCCAGTACATTTCCCATTACACTTGTATCTGGCCCTGCTCCGGTACAATCCAGCATCCATGGAGTGTGCTTAAGATAAGATGACACCTGACCTTGTGTGACACCTGGTTCTATTTCGATGACTCCCAGTTCTTCATCAAAGCTCAGGATACGATTCATGCCACTTAGGTCGAGTAGTGTACAGCCATCAGTGGCAGGCGATTTATAACCATACCCCCAGTTATTACCTCTACCGATAGGATAGACAGATAGCTTTTTTACGTAAGCCTGCTTGATGGTTTGTTGTAATTCCACATCGTTCTCAGGATGGAGAATTTGGGGGACAGTACGCGAATGGTGACCAAGGCCACTGCGAAGTTCTATTGGCTGAGGTAAATCAACCTGTTCCACAACAGATGGCACGTGTAGCTCCTTTACCGGTGAATAACAAAACTATTGAATTCTCAATCAATAGCTTCTTCTGCTGTTCTCATTGGGTGCAGGATTATCTCAGTAGCTGAAATATCAAACAATACACATATCTGCGGGGTGAATGCATTCAGCAAAAACAAGTAGATAACAACATTCACATTGACTTCACGAATAAAAAGTAAGGTGCCTATCGATTATTTCAGAACTTTAAACAGTTTGGACGTATAGTTATAAACCCTGAAGTTTACCAAGTTTCGATTTAACGCTATCACATTACAGAAACACCACCTTCTAAGCCGATAATTTCTCCAACGTAGTAGTCATTATGCAACGATGCACCCACCGTTAAAAACTGGTACGATTTGCTCAAAGAAAACCAAGGAAGAAATACAATGAGCACAATCGCTTACCTAACAATTGAAGGCTCAAGAAAATCACTCAAGATAGGTTGAAAACTTGACTAGCTTCATCACAGGAGTTCTTTTTAATGAACCCAAGCCCAGCCTAAATAATAAGATTCTTAATTCAGGGGCACTTTTTGCAATGGTCAGCAATTTTAGCCAACACTAAATTTAGTCCGACACAGCCTACCGTTCTAGCTGCAATAGCCACAGCTGCATATCTTCACTCAGAAAACCATATAAAAAACTTTTTAGCGGGAAAAAAATGGTTATATTTGGGTGCTCAACTTCCACCACAGCCGATGAAGAGAAAGCCCAGAGTTCGTACCAAATGCATCTAGCGACCATAGTTTTATGCAATATGCTCTCTGTCGGTACAGTCATTTTCAACTACTTTAAATGAAGCTAACTAACGATAACGTACTCAAGCTCTTCAACGCATTAACAGCTTTCAAAATCTGCATCGTGATAGTCTGTTTCTTTTACGAACCAAAGGCCGCTGGAATAGCTGCTGG
This sequence is a window from Vibrio coralliilyticus. Protein-coding genes within it:
- a CDS encoding FAD-binding oxidoreductase — encoded protein: MPSVVEQVDLPQPIELRSGLGHHSRTVPQILHPENDVELQQTIKQAYVKKLSVYPIGRGNNWGYGYKSPATDGCTLLDLSGMNRILSFDEELGVIEIEPGVTQGQVSSYLKHTPWMLDCTGAGPDTSVMGNVLERGFGHGPVGNRSQHFTISELILANGEVMKLNQSVRYCGRAGLAANLHELFTQNNIAVISKMKFELMLKPESSLRCLVRLKSANDLPAYIEIMRRLKSEGSIDGLPHLGNTYRMLTMMERFNFAKWSTDEGANLGDIESLCKQYKLTPWSGAFVITGTHKIAKAKAARVKALLKSVAQVNVVSLSTLKQMNQIAISANRFLGRLPVYRRLQNSLNEFTEMMDMLEGNPKDLALKGCYWRYRGNVPEKMNPVEDGAGFYWVAPTLPMLGEEVEKCMRISKQAFDKAGFEFGVTLTAVNAYMCQAIISIYYDAGNPDEVSRATDLVKKLRTLYQHYQWPCYRRAVDEMPFRRDHELEKDALTLRSRIKAAFDPDNIVSPGRYQMDVSYPFTMEDQS